GGATCCCCTGGTCCCCGATCTTCTCCAGATAAACGACGTCGGGGCCGTCCAGAACCGCAAGGTGCACGACGAGCCCAGTGGCGCGGTGCAATTCGCCCAGCAGCGGGCGGGCCGCTCGCACCAGGCGGTCCTGGTGTACCGCCAGCGAGCCCAGCTCCACGAGGCGCATGCCAAGCTCATAGTCGCGACCGCTGCGGCGCAGCCAGCGCAGCTGCACCAGGCGCTCGAGCATGCGATGCGCTGACGACCGGGGCAGGCCGGTGCGGCGGACGATCTGGGCCAGCGTCAGCCGCCCCGGTCCGTCGAACGCGTCGAGGACCAGTGAGATGCGGTCGATGACGGCCGTGGGCGTAGTCGGTTCGACGGTCTGCACAGTCATCGGTCCTCCATCGCCAGCTATAACTGACTGTCATATTCCTAATAGGAATATCTGTTTCTACCACACCGCTGTGGCCGTTGTCACACGGCACGCGAACAAGCCCGCGAACGTAACGTGGCTGCGAGTTTCAGCAGGATTTTTCACCGTGGCGTTACGCTCGCAAGCGGGCGGCGCCCGGACAACGAAGGGCGGATCAGCCCTTGGCCGCCGACCGGCCCGCGCGGCGGCCGTAGAAGCTGCCGTCCCCGAGCGAGACACCGCTGGCGTAGCCCCAGGCGGCCAACCCGGCCGTGGAACGTCCCGCGGCGAAGAGCCCGGGAATGGGCTCACCGCTGACGTGCAGCACCTCGGCGTCCAACGAGGTCCGCAGCCCGCCCAGGGTGAAGCCGCCGGTGTTCTCCCGCAGGTCGATGGCCCCGACGGGGGAACCGATCGGCTTGAGCCACTCGGGCTTCTTGTGCAACAGCGGGTCCTCGCCGCGGGCGGCCCCGTCGTTGTAGGCCGCCACGGTCGCCTGCAGCGAGCCGGGCGCCAAACCCATGTCCCGTTCCAGATCGGCAACGGTGTCGGCCACCCAGGTCGGCGGCCGCAACATCAACTTCGGCGACCACGAGGCCATCGCCTCGTCCTGGGCATCGTTGTCGATGATCAGGTACGCGACGTTGTCCTGCTGGTAGAGCGTGAGTTGGCCGATCCGGCCCGGGTAGGTGTCCTCGGCGACGTAGCGCTGACCGCGGCCGTTCACCAGGATGCCGCGCACGAGTTGTTGGGGGTCGATGAAGATCGCCACCTCGGTGGCGTCCATGTGGGCCAGGTCGGCGCCCAGCGCCTGCGCCATCCGGATTCCCTGCCCGTCGTGCTGCTCGATCGAGGCGGCCGGCCGCCCGGCGATGCGGGGGGCGTACTGCGCCACCATCGCGTCGTTATAGGCGAAGCTGCCGGTCGCGAGCACGACTCCGGTGCGCGCCCGAATCGCCATCTCGGTGCCGTATCGGCGGGCGCGCAGGCCCACCACCCGGCCGTCGGATTCGACGATGAGCGACCGCACCCGCACGTCGTAAAGCGGCCGCGCGCCGGCGGCGGTAGCCGTCTCGACGAGCGGCTTCATCAGCATGTAGCCGGCGCTGGCCTCGCCCTGCTTCTTGTTCTGCATCTGGGGGACATGCCCGCGCGGGGCGGGGGCGGCAATCGTGTTGAACGGGTAAGCGTTTTCGCCGCCGCTGTACATCAGGCCCTGGTCGCCCATCGGCTCCCAGCCGGGCTCGGCGAAGAACTCCGCCTTGAACGGCACGCCGCAGCCGACCAGCCAGTCGAAGTGGGCCACGCTGCCGGCGCAGTAATCGGCGATGCGGTTCTC
The nucleotide sequence above comes from Mycobacterium malmoense. Encoded proteins:
- a CDS encoding FAD-dependent oxidoreductase; the encoded protein is MDRGDARGDAAMTPDTDVIPVPASSITSWDDEADVVIAGYGVAGAAAAVEAARSGAEVLVTERTGSWGGAAAMAGGFIYLGGGTALQKACGFTDSVENMAAFLNVAMGPGADENRIADYCAGSVAHFDWLVGCGVPFKAEFFAEPGWEPMGDQGLMYSGGENAYPFNTIAAPAPRGHVPQMQNKKQGEASAGYMLMKPLVETATAAGARPLYDVRVRSLIVESDGRVVGLRARRYGTEMAIRARTGVVLATGSFAYNDAMVAQYAPRIAGRPAASIEQHDGQGIRMAQALGADLAHMDATEVAIFIDPQQLVRGILVNGRGQRYVAEDTYPGRIGQLTLYQQDNVAYLIIDNDAQDEAMASWSPKLMLRPPTWVADTVADLERDMGLAPGSLQATVAAYNDGAARGEDPLLHKKPEWLKPIGSPVGAIDLRENTGGFTLGGLRTSLDAEVLHVSGEPIPGLFAAGRSTAGLAAWGYASGVSLGDGSFYGRRAGRSAAKG